Genomic window (Chryseobacterium sp. H1D6B):
TTCGCAAATACGGTTTAATTATTTCATTAATATTGATGCTGTTTGAGTCATTTTCTAATTCCGAAGAGTGTAAAGATTTTTGGTTGTCCATTAATTTTTTATTTCTTGAATAAACTTACTACAACAGCAATTGCTGTAACAGCGATTGAAGCTGCTGTTAAATAAAGTCCTGTATTAGGGTTTTGTTTAGAGGTAAGATCTCTGATTTTAGTTGCAGAAACTATTATGGCATCGCCTTGCTTTAAATTATAATAAGGTGAATTAATAAGATTAGCATCCTGTAAATTTACTTTACCATGGGTAATCGTACCATTTTCAGTTCTTATTACTAATATATCATCTCTTTTCCCATACATTGTTAGGTCTCCTGCAAGTCCCAATGCATTAAGAATTGTTGCTTGTCCGTTAGCAATTGTGTAGTCTCCTTGTTTATTTACTTCCCCTAAGATTGTCACTCTAAAATTAGCCAGCCTTACATTCACTGATGGATTAATAACATATTTTGTCATTCTATCTCTCAGCTCATCTTTAAACGCTACTAAAGATTTATCTTTTGTACTAAGTTTTCCTAGAACTGGAAAATCTATATTTCCATCACTGTCTACAATATATGTAGGTCCAGCAATAGTAGAAATTCCTTGGTTAGGTGTATTTCCCCCAGCGAAACTATTACCTTGAATAACTTCGGAAGAGAAATAGTTTTGATTGAATGGTTTTACAACATCCATATCTTTTGCCGTAATAAGAATTACCAGCTGATCCCCTACTTGTATTGTAGAATTAGAATTCTTTACAGATGATTCTGTAGCGACTTTCTCTATATTTTGCATATAATTCAAGTCATTCTTAGCATTCTGTTTAGTCTTACACGACACTAATAAGAATACAAGAAATATTCCCAATATTTTACCCTTCATATTTTAAAATTGTACAAATATACATTTATATTTTTTCTATTTATCCAAAACCTCGTAGATAGAATTATTACTTCTAAATTCAGGCACAATGATTTTCAAAAGCTTAACTACCTCTACCTTATCTTCAACTAAAGATGCTTTTGTAATTGAATCTATCAAGCCTTCTATTTCTAAAAATTCTATGGTAGGATCTTTAGAAATCATAATCTTTTCGTTATGAGTAGGAAGTGTTTTTGCATTATCACTTAGTAATTCTTCATATAACTTTTCACCAGGTCTAAGTCCTGTATATATAATTTTTATATCAATATTTGGTTCGAATCCTGACAATTTTATCATTCTTTTTGCAAGATCCAAAATCTTTACAGGTTCACCCATATCAAAGACAAAGATCTCACCTCCTTGTCCCATTGTTCCTGCATGCAGAACAAGCTCACATGCTTCAGGAATTGTCATAAAGTATCTTACAATGTCTGGATGCGTAATAGTAACAGGACCTCCGGCCTCAATCTGCTTTTTAAAATAAGGAATAACAGATCCGTTTGATCCTAAAACATTACCAAACCTTGTAGTAATAAATTTTGTAGTGTTTCCTTCAACATTTTGTAATGACTGAACAAATAATTCTGCGGCTCTTTTAGAAGCTCCCATTACATTCGTAGGGTTTACTGCTTTATCTGTAGAAACCATCACAAATCTGTTAACTTTATACTTACTGGATAAGGTAGCTATATTTTTTGATCCTAAGACGTTGACAAGAATAGCTTCATTAGGGTTTTCTTCAACTAAAGGAACATGCTTATAGGCTGCGGCATGATATACCATTGAGAAATTATGAATCTGGAATACGGGTTCTATCCTTTGTATGTTAGAAACATCGGCTAAAACAAATTTAAACCTAATATGAGGGAATTTATCCTTCATCTCAAGTTCAATGTCATATAATGGAGTTTCTGCCTGGTCTAAAACAACTATTAAAGCAGGGTTAAACTGTGCAACCTGTCTTACAATTTCACTTCCAATAGAACCAGCTCCGCCGGTTACTAGTATATTTTTATTAAAGTGTCTGCTCCTAACTTCTTCACTTTCAATTTTAATAGGTCTTCTATTGAGTAGATCTTCAATTTGAAGATTCCTAATTGACCCTCCTAAATCACTGTCTCTCAATTTCTGAACAGATGGTGCTTTAAAAATATTTAGATCTTTTTCTAAAAACAAATTCACCCAAGAGTTCATTTCATCTTTAGACATCATTTCTTTTACGATAATGACCCCGTCTATTATAAGTTCCTCTTTGGTAGCCTCCTCAATTCTTCTTTTCTCATAAATAGGCTTTCCTAATAGGGATGCTCTTTTAGAGTCTGTTCTTTGAGTAAGAAAACCCACGACTTGATAGGGCAGACTTGGATTATCCAAAATCGCTCTCGCAATGGCGATAGACTGCTCATCAATCCCTAATACCAAAATCCTTTTCTTTAGAGCACTTCTTCTGTATTCTCTAACGATATGAAAAAATTCTTTAACATAAAGTCTGAAAAGAAATAACCCCATAAAGGAAATAATAAAATACAGTACCAGATAAGGCGTAAGAATAAATTTCCCTCCTGTAAACCAGAAATAGACAATATTCACTGTACTTATAACAGCCATAGTACAGAAACAAGAAATCAGCAATTTGAATAAGTCAATAAATGTTGAATGCCTTATAATTCCTGCATAGGTCTTAAAAATGTACATAAACACTGTATTCATCAAAATAATAAATGCAAACACAACGCTTTTATCATCATGATAAATAAATTCTTTTTGAGTGATCTTTTCTATAATGTAGGTAGAAAGAAATAAAGATACAACCAGAATAATAATATCTATTACTAGTATTATCCATCTAGGAAGGTATCTTACGTCTGAGAGATTGACAACATTATCTCCTCCAAATATTTTTTTTCTAAGAGAGTTGTACATTGTCTTTATTTGTGATCATGTTTAATAGGGTATAAAACCCAAATTTTTATTAATAGTATGTAAAGTATGAGTGCAAAATTAAAATAAAATTTCATCTATACTTTATATTTAAAAAATAAATTTAATCTATTGTGTTTTTTAAAACTTTTGAAATTCTAGCCTTACAATTGTTCGTTAAATTAGTACCTGACGGCAAACATAAACCACTTTCAAAAAGTATACCAGAAAGATTATTTCCAAAAAATTCACACTGATTATATAAGGGTTGTAAATGCATGGGTTTCCATAAATATCTGGTTTCTATATTACTTTGCAAGAATTCTCTTCTAAGATTTTCTTTTGAAACTTTGTTCTTTAGAATGATTGTATTTAACCAATAATTAGAATAAAAGTCACTATTTGGTGCAGAAAAAAGTTTAATATTTTCATTATCACCTATATTTTCTTGATAAAAATCATGGTTTATTCTTCTTTGCTCTATTCTATTTTCTAAAACTTCCATCTGTCCTCTCCCGATTCCCGCCGAAATATTATTCATTCTGTAATTATAGCCTATTTCAGAATGGCAGTAATAGTCTTTATTATCTTTTGCTTGTGTTGAAAGAAAAAGTGCTCTGCTTTTATCCGATTCATTTCTGGAAATCAAAATCCCTCCTCCAGAAGCAGTAATAATTTTATTTCCGTTAAAACTTATAATCGATAGATCACCAAAAGTTCCACAAAGTTGATTTTTATATTTGCTGCCAAGAGCTTCTGCGCTGTCTTCAATAATAGGAATCTCATATTTTCTTGAAATCTCAAGTATTTCATCAACTTTAAATGGCATTCCATATAAAGATACGGTAATGATTGCCCTAGGTTTTTTGCCCTTCTGTATGCAGAATTTAACGGCATCTTCTAGTGCATTCGGGCACATGTTCCAGGTTTCGCTTTCGCTGTCTACAAATATGGGAACGGCCTTCAAGTAAAGAATAGGATTTGCTGACGCTACAAAAGTAAATGACTGACAAATTACAAAATCTCCTTCTTCTACATTTAATAATTTTAGTGCTAAATGAATGGCTGCTGTTCCAGACGATAAGGCTGTGACAAAAGAATTATTGCCCAGATAATTTTCTAAACTACTTTCAAATTCATCTATGTTAGAGCCATATTGAGAAATCCAGTTGGTATCAAATGCCTGCTGTATATATTTCAGCTCACTTCCTCCCATATGCGGAGGTGAAAGCCAAATTTTTTGTTTTTCCAATATCTATTTATGTTTATTCAAAAATATCATTTATTTTTTCATATTCAAAACCTCTGCTCATTAAATACTTGATTGTCTTTGATTTTTTCTGATATTCTTTTAATCCCGTCTGCCTTGAAGAATAATCTTCAAAGATTTTCTTAATCGTTTTCTCATAATCTGCTTCGTCTATTTCATCAAAACAACTGTTAATCAACTTCTCAGGAACCTGTTTTTGTTTTAAGTAAATACGGATTTTATTTTTTCCCCAGTGTTTTATATAAAACTTTCCTCTTATATAGCTTCTTGTAAATCTTTCCTCATTTAAATAATTTTCCTTCAAAAGATATAAAAAAATTTCATCTTTGGCCTCTGGAATCACCATAAACTCCCTCATCTTCTGCTCTACTTCTGCATGACAACGGTCCTGGTAAACACAATAATTCACCAATTTCTGCTTAATTTCCTCAAAAGTAAAAGACTTTTTTTCCATATTTATAAAAAAAAGAATGGACTTCCGTCCACTCTTTATATTCTAATTTGATCAATATTAATAGTTGAACAATGCTTTTCCTTCCATTAATTCGTTTACTTTTTTCCTTACAGAAACCAGTACTTCTTCATTTTTAATATTGTCTACTACTTCAGAAATTAACCCTGCGATAGTTTCCATATCATTTTCTTTTAATCCTCTTGTAGTGATCGCTGCAGTTCCTAATCTGATCCCTGAAGTTGTAAAAGGTGATTTATCATCAAAAGGAACCATATTTTTATTACATGTGATATCAGCTTTTACTAAAGCTTTTTCAGTTTCTTTTCCGTTTACTCCTTTATTTCTAAGGTCTACAAGCATTAAGTGGTTGTCTGTACCGCCGCTTACAATATCAAATCCTCTGCTGATCATTGCTTTTGCTAAAGCCTGAGCATTAGATTTCACCTGCTTAGCATAAGTTTCAAACTGAGAATCAATAGCTTCTGCGAAAGCAACAGCTTTTCCGGCAATAACGTGCTCTAAAGGACCTCCTTGAATTCCAGGAAAAACAGCTCCGTCTAATACCTGGCTCATCATTTTGATCTCTCCTTTCGGTGTTTTGTGGCCGTAAGTATTTTCAAAATCTTTCCCCATCATGATCATTCCTCCTCTTGGGCCTCTTAAAGTCTTATGGGTAGTAGTTGTTACTACGTGGCAGTGTTCGAATGGAGAATTTAATAATCCTTTTGCCACTAAACCAGCAGGGTGGGCAATATCAGCCCAAAGTGTAGCGCCGATTTCATCTGCAACTTCTCTGAATTTAGCATACTCTAAATCTCTAGAATAGGCTGAGAAACCTGCGATAAGCATTTTTGGTCTTTCTCTAAGAGCAACTTCTCTCATTTGATCATAATCGATCAAACCCGTCTCCTGCTGTACTCCGTAAGAAACTACATTATATTGAATTCCAGAAAAATTAACTGCTGAACCATGTGTTAAGTGTCCTCCCATAGAAAGATCCATCCCCATAATTTTATCTCCCGGCTTTAAAACTGCCAGATAAACTGCTGCATTAGCCTGTGAACCAGAATGCGGCTGGACATTTACATAATCTACTCCGAAAAGTTCTTTTGCTCTATCAATTGCTAAAGTTTCGACCTCATCTACTACTTCACAACCTCCGTAATATCTTTTTCCAGGGTATCCTTCTGCATATTTATTGGTAAGAACGCTCCCCATTGCTTTCATCACATTTTCAGAAACAAAGTTTTCTGAAGCAATCAGTTCTAATCCGTGAGTTTGTCTTTGTCTTTCTTTTTCTATAAGGTCGAAAATAATGTCCATTTATTTTTAATTTTAGAGATTTTCCACCCCAAATGTAAGGATTTTTCGTGTAGATTTCAGCATCAGGAAATATGATTTTTGGAATTAAATTTTTATAAAACAAGCGTTTATTTCAACTTATACTTGTTCTTAAGCCATAAACTTGTCCTTACTAATACAATCAAAACCGGAACTTCTACCAGCGGACCTATCACTCCCACAAATGCCTGCGATGAATGTACTCCAAACACTGAAATCGAAACCGCAATAGCCAGTTCAAAGTTATTCCCTGCTGCTGTAAAGGAAATAGAAACATTTTTATCATAGGGAACTTTCATCAATATATTGATGCTGAAACTAATGAAAAACATCAATACAAAATAGATTATTAATGGAACAGCAGCTTTTACTACATCCATTGGCAGTTCTATTATTTTGTCTCCTTTTAAACTAAACATTAAAATAATAGTAAATAAAAGAGCATATAAAGTAACCGGTGATATAAAGGGAATAAATTTTCTGTTATACCAATCCTTCCCTTTTCTTCTGTGAGAAAATAACGGGTAAGAAATCCGCCTAAAAAAGGAATTCCAAGATAGATGAGTACACTCTGCATGACATCCTCTATGGGAACAGAAACATTAAAACTTCCTAATCCTAATTGACGAGGAATTATATTGATGAACAGCCATACAAAAAAACTATAAGAAACCACTTGAAAAATACTGTTCAAGGCTACTAACAGAGCTGCATATTCTCGATTTCCTTTTGCTAAATCATTCCAGACAATGACCATGGCTATACATCTTGCCAGCCCGATAAGGATCAGCCCGACCATATAATCAGGTTCATTTTTCAAAAAAACGAAAGCCAGTACAAACATTAAAACAGGACCGACAAGCCAGTTTAACAGTAAAGAAATGATGACTGCTTTTTTATCTTTAAGCACTTGAGGGAGCAAGGTATAATCTACTTTTGTGAGAGGCGGATACATCATTAAGATCAGTCCGGCTGCTAATGGAATATTAACGGTACCTATAGAAAGAGAATTTGTCACATCAGAAATACCCGGAAAAAAATACCCCAGTCCTACTCCAATGATTATCGCTGCAAAAATCCAAAGTGTTAAGTAGCGGTCAAGAAATTTCAATTTAGGTTCCATCTTAATTATTGATTTTTGAAAAAACATACAGCATTTCGCCTGCTATTTCCAGACTTCTTTCTTGATAGATTTTAGTTTGTTGAGATGTCCCGTCTGAAAGTTTAGGATCTTCAAAAGGTATAGAAATACGTTTTTCTGCTCCTGCAATGAAAGGACATTCTTTGTCAGCCTGAGAACAGGTCATCACCGCGGCAAAACCTGAAATGGGATTAAAGGCATCATCATATTTTTTAGAAAAACCGATGACCGGCACTTCATTTTCGTCATATTTAACAGCATAAACAGAATTTTCACCTCCACTCAGTTTTAAAATTTGAAATCCTTCATCAGCTAATGTTGCTGCCACTTTTGGAAATAACGCTGTTGATTCTGTTCCTCCCGAATAGCAGTATACATTGGGAATTTTAAAATAAGAAGCTACTGTTTGTGCCCAGATCTGAGAAAAATGACTTCTTCGGGAATTGTGGGTACAAATAAAATTAATATTTACGATTTCCTGATTATCCACTTTGTCCTGTATGAAATCAATCAAAAGCTGTAAAACAAGTTTTCTTTCTTCGGAGATTCCCTGCAGTACTACATTTCTGATATTTTCTAATAAGTGTGTATTCATTATTTCAGTTTTTAATTAAAATAAATTTTAACAGCATCCGCTTTCTTCACTGCAGGAAGAGTTTGAACTTTTAAGATCTGTCAGGTTTAATTTCTTTTTCTCTTGAGGAAGACCACAAGCTTCATTCGCCAGGCACGCAGTTACTTTGTTCTTTAAAATAAAATTACGGCCGTTGAAATCCAAATCATATTTTCCAATAGTCTGATCTTGGTATTCGACTTCAATTTCAAAATCTCCAATTCCCAATTTTTCTTCGGAAAGCTGGATGATATGTAAAAGTTTATTTGGTTTTAAGCGGTGTTCATAATCATCGGCATCCCAAAGCTGAAAATTCACTCTCTCTTCTTTTCTCATGGTTCCTCCGCAGTCGATAAAGTTTTTACTTACCATCCCGATTTCGGTCACGTGAAAATGTTCCGGAACAAACTTTCCGTTTTCAAGCTGAAATTCTACATTTTCTAAGTTTGGCAGTAAATTTTTAATTTCTGATAATTTCATTTTTTAATCATTTAATTGTTATAATGCAATATTACGATAAACTTGAGCAAATTTTTTTAACAGCAGTTTTGCTTTTTAACTGCAGTGATGATATTTGAAAAGTAAGTATTCAAAATCTCAAATGCTTTTTCATCAATACAATAGCAGATGGTATTGCCTTCAATACTTCCTTTGATAAGTCCGGCATTTTTTAATTCCTTTAAGTGTTGAGAAACGGTAGGCTGCGCCAGCGGAAGTTCGTTTACAATATCACCGCAGATGCATTCGTTTACCTTAAGAAGATATTCAATAATGGCAACTCTGGCCGGATGCCCCAACGCTTTTGCAGTCGATGCAATCTGGTTTTGTTTTTCCGTGAAGAAATCTGTTTTGGTAGCTCCCATTTTATACAATAAATTTATATCGCAATATTACGATAATAAATGTTACCCACAATTTTTTTTACTCATTTTTTTCTTTTTAACAAAATTCCCTGCTGAATGAGTATACAGCAGGGAATAAAAACAAATATAAATAATATGAATTTAAAACTTTTCCTCAATAAGTTCTTTATTGACCATTGCTCCGGCCAGATTTCCTGCAGCCACTGCATTAGCCACCGAACGCATCATCGATGTATTATCGCCGCATGCATATATCCCGTACACATTAGTTTTCTGAAAAGCATCTGTTTTGAGGTGTCCCGATTCTGATAACTCGATTCCCAGATCTTCAGAAACTTTCAAACGCTGCTCAAAAGGTATTTTTGCATACACTGCTTTTATAGTTTTTACACTGCCGTTCTTAAAAAGAATATTCTCAATCTTTCCGTTATGGTGTTCAAAACGTTCAATTTCATCTTCATTGATTTGAATATGATGCTCATTCAATTTCTTTGTCTGCTCTGCTGTTAAGCTTGACTTTCCATTGGTGAACAACGTTAAATCATTAGTCCAATTTGAGATCATTTTTGAAAACTCATAAGCAAATTCTCCATTTCCAAGAATACCTGTGGCTTCGTTTCTTAC
Coding sequences:
- a CDS encoding polysaccharide biosynthesis/export family protein, with amino-acid sequence MKGKILGIFLVFLLVSCKTKQNAKNDLNYMQNIEKVATESSVKNSNSTIQVGDQLVILITAKDMDVVKPFNQNYFSSEVIQGNSFAGGNTPNQGISTIAGPTYIVDSDGNIDFPVLGKLSTKDKSLVAFKDELRDRMTKYVINPSVNVRLANFRVTILGEVNKQGDYTIANGQATILNALGLAGDLTMYGKRDDILVIRTENGTITHGKVNLQDANLINSPYYNLKQGDAIIVSATKIRDLTSKQNPNTGLYLTAASIAVTAIAVVVSLFKK
- a CDS encoding nucleoside-diphosphate sugar epimerase/dehydratase, coding for MYNSLRKKIFGGDNVVNLSDVRYLPRWIILVIDIIILVVSLFLSTYIIEKITQKEFIYHDDKSVVFAFIILMNTVFMYIFKTYAGIIRHSTFIDLFKLLISCFCTMAVISTVNIVYFWFTGGKFILTPYLVLYFIISFMGLFLFRLYVKEFFHIVREYRRSALKKRILVLGIDEQSIAIARAILDNPSLPYQVVGFLTQRTDSKRASLLGKPIYEKRRIEEATKEELIIDGVIIVKEMMSKDEMNSWVNLFLEKDLNIFKAPSVQKLRDSDLGGSIRNLQIEDLLNRRPIKIESEEVRSRHFNKNILVTGGAGSIGSEIVRQVAQFNPALIVVLDQAETPLYDIELEMKDKFPHIRFKFVLADVSNIQRIEPVFQIHNFSMVYHAAAYKHVPLVEENPNEAILVNVLGSKNIATLSSKYKVNRFVMVSTDKAVNPTNVMGASKRAAELFVQSLQNVEGNTTKFITTRFGNVLGSNGSVIPYFKKQIEAGGPVTITHPDIVRYFMTIPEACELVLHAGTMGQGGEIFVFDMGEPVKILDLAKRMIKLSGFEPNIDIKIIYTGLRPGEKLYEELLSDNAKTLPTHNEKIMISKDPTIEFLEIEGLIDSITKASLVEDKVEVVKLLKIIVPEFRSNNSIYEVLDK
- a CDS encoding DegT/DnrJ/EryC1/StrS family aminotransferase, translating into MEKQKIWLSPPHMGGSELKYIQQAFDTNWISQYGSNIDEFESSLENYLGNNSFVTALSSGTAAIHLALKLLNVEEGDFVICQSFTFVASANPILYLKAVPIFVDSESETWNMCPNALEDAVKFCIQKGKKPRAIITVSLYGMPFKVDEILEISRKYEIPIIEDSAEALGSKYKNQLCGTFGDLSIISFNGNKIITASGGGILISRNESDKSRALFLSTQAKDNKDYYCHSEIGYNYRMNNISAGIGRGQMEVLENRIEQRRINHDFYQENIGDNENIKLFSAPNSDFYSNYWLNTIILKNKVSKENLRREFLQSNIETRYLWKPMHLQPLYNQCEFFGNNLSGILFESGLCLPSGTNLTNNCKARISKVLKNTID
- a CDS encoding regulatory protein RecX, with protein sequence MEKKSFTFEEIKQKLVNYCVYQDRCHAEVEQKMREFMVIPEAKDEIFLYLLKENYLNEERFTRSYIRGKFYIKHWGKNKIRIYLKQKQVPEKLINSCFDEIDEADYEKTIKKIFEDYSSRQTGLKEYQKKSKTIKYLMSRGFEYEKINDIFE
- the glyA gene encoding serine hydroxymethyltransferase, with amino-acid sequence MDIIFDLIEKERQRQTHGLELIASENFVSENVMKAMGSVLTNKYAEGYPGKRYYGGCEVVDEVETLAIDRAKELFGVDYVNVQPHSGSQANAAVYLAVLKPGDKIMGMDLSMGGHLTHGSAVNFSGIQYNVVSYGVQQETGLIDYDQMREVALRERPKMLIAGFSAYSRDLEYAKFREVADEIGATLWADIAHPAGLVAKGLLNSPFEHCHVVTTTTHKTLRGPRGGMIMMGKDFENTYGHKTPKGEIKMMSQVLDGAVFPGIQGGPLEHVIAGKAVAFAEAIDSQFETYAKQVKSNAQALAKAMISRGFDIVSGGTDNHLMLVDLRNKGVNGKETEKALVKADITCNKNMVPFDDKSPFTTSGIRLGTAAITTRGLKENDMETIAGLISEVVDNIKNEEVLVSVRKKVNELMEGKALFNY
- a CDS encoding protein-tyrosine-phosphatase, with protein sequence MNTHLLENIRNVVLQGISEERKLVLQLLIDFIQDKVDNQEIVNINFICTHNSRRSHFSQIWAQTVASYFKIPNVYCYSGGTESTALFPKVAATLADEGFQILKLSGGENSVYAVKYDENEVPVIGFSKKYDDAFNPISGFAAVMTCSQADKECPFIAGAEKRISIPFEDPKLSDGTSQQTKIYQERSLEIAGEMLYVFSKINN
- a CDS encoding DUF6428 family protein, with amino-acid sequence MKLSEIKNLLPNLENVEFQLENGKFVPEHFHVTEIGMVSKNFIDCGGTMRKEERVNFQLWDADDYEHRLKPNKLLHIIQLSEEKLGIGDFEIEVEYQDQTIGKYDLDFNGRNFILKNKVTACLANEACGLPQEKKKLNLTDLKSSNSSCSEESGCC
- a CDS encoding metalloregulator ArsR/SmtB family transcription factor, yielding MGATKTDFFTEKQNQIASTAKALGHPARVAIIEYLLKVNECICGDIVNELPLAQPTVSQHLKELKNAGLIKGSIEGNTICYCIDEKAFEILNTYFSNIITAVKKQNCC
- a CDS encoding NAD(P)/FAD-dependent oxidoreductase; protein product: MENKNFDVIIIGGSYAGLSAGMTLGRSLKTVLIIDSGTPCNSQTPHSHNFLTQDGRTPQEISLTAKDQVEKYETVKFHNGVVREIVKSSNGFEAETESGEKFNAKKLIIASGIKDLKPDIPGFDECWGISVLHCPYCHGYEVRNEATGILGNGEFAYEFSKMISNWTNDLTLFTNGKSSLTAEQTKKLNEHHIQINEDEIERFEHHNGKIENILFKNGSVKTIKAVYAKIPFEQRLKVSEDLGIELSESGHLKTDAFQKTNVYGIYACGDNTSMMRSVANAVAAGNLAGAMVNKELIEEKF